A single region of the Streptomyces sp. NBC_01381 genome encodes:
- a CDS encoding cytochrome P450: MSDQQSPRSYPFSEAAALDVDPLYGKLRQEEPVPRVSCPFGEDAWLVTRHADMKTILGDRRFSRALAAEHDESRLTPLPIHTSILGMDAPDHTRLRRLLAKVFTTRRVELLRPRIEREANRLVDGLVAQGPPGDLMEGFAVPFAGTVVCDLLGVPFEDRERFRGWLDAFSATTVMTEEEVEADTERLHGYIAQLMVSRRERPQDDLISAMVKASDEEDRLSEKELVELASVLLIAGHETVSSQLIDSLYVLFTHPEQLDLLKRRTELMPRAIEELLRYVPLISHVTFARYATEDVELSGTLVRAGESVLPAIPSANRDESVFENADRFELTREHNPHLGFGYGIHRCLGAPLARLEMQVALEALFARLPGMRCAVPLDSLEWKDGMQVRSLLRLPIAW; encoded by the coding sequence ATGAGCGACCAGCAGTCACCCCGCAGCTACCCCTTCAGCGAAGCGGCCGCCCTGGACGTCGATCCGCTGTACGGAAAGCTGCGCCAGGAAGAACCCGTGCCCCGGGTCAGCTGCCCTTTCGGCGAAGACGCCTGGCTGGTCACCAGGCACGCGGACATGAAAACGATCCTCGGGGACCGCCGGTTCAGCCGCGCGCTGGCGGCGGAGCACGACGAGTCCCGCCTCACCCCGCTGCCCATCCACACCAGCATCCTGGGCATGGACGCGCCCGACCACACCCGGCTGCGTCGGCTCCTGGCCAAGGTCTTCACCACGCGCCGCGTCGAGCTGCTGCGCCCGCGGATCGAAAGGGAGGCGAACCGGCTGGTCGACGGGCTCGTGGCGCAGGGGCCACCCGGTGATCTCATGGAGGGGTTCGCGGTTCCCTTCGCCGGCACGGTCGTGTGCGATCTGCTCGGCGTCCCGTTCGAGGACCGCGAGCGGTTCCGCGGCTGGCTGGACGCGTTCTCCGCCACGACCGTGATGACGGAGGAGGAGGTCGAGGCGGACACCGAGCGGCTGCACGGATACATCGCGCAGCTGATGGTCAGCCGCCGTGAGCGGCCGCAGGACGATCTGATCAGCGCCATGGTCAAGGCCAGTGACGAGGAGGACAGACTCTCCGAGAAGGAACTGGTGGAGCTGGCGAGCGTCCTGCTGATCGCGGGGCACGAGACAGTCTCGTCGCAGCTCATCGACTCCCTCTACGTCCTGTTCACCCACCCCGAGCAGCTGGACCTGCTCAAGCGCAGGACCGAGCTGATGCCGAGGGCGATCGAGGAGCTGCTGCGTTATGTGCCCCTCATCTCCCATGTCACCTTCGCGCGCTACGCCACCGAGGACGTCGAACTGAGCGGAACGCTGGTCCGTGCGGGCGAGTCCGTACTTCCCGCCATTCCCTCGGCCAACCGCGATGAATCGGTGTTCGAGAACGCTGACCGGTTCGAGCTCACCCGGGAGCACAATCCCCATCTGGGATTCGGGTACGGAATCCACCGCTGCCTGGGTGCGCCGCTGGCCCGCCTGGAAATGCAGGTGGCGCTGGAGGCGCTGTTCGCGCGACTTCCCGGAATGCGGTGCGCCGTTCCCCTGGATTCGCTGGAGTGGAAGGACGGAATGCAGGTACGGAGCCTGCTGCGGTTGCCGATCGCCTGGTGA
- a CDS encoding aldo/keto reductase family protein, protein MDFRHLGSSGLIVSQIAYGNWLTRSSSRSEETELACVRAALDAGITTFDTADVYADAHAEESLGRALKGERRESLEILTKVFAPAGPGRNDMGLSRKHIRESIDNSLRRLGTDHVDVYQAHRFDLSTPLEETMEALADVVHSGKAHYIGVSEWTADQIRRGHTLARELKIPLVSNQPQYSALWRVPEAEVIPACEELGVGQIVWSPLAQGVLTGKYLPGGTWPDGSRATDSNDGSAELAAWLTDDVLGRVQQLRPIAADGGLTVAQLSLAWVLQNPNVCAAVLGASRPEQITDNARAAGIRLDDEVVARIDAVLGPVAHRDPAATVAMSPPSPDWRLA, encoded by the coding sequence ATGGACTTTCGCCATCTGGGAAGCAGCGGTTTAATTGTCAGTCAGATTGCGTACGGCAACTGGCTGACCCGGAGTTCATCGAGAAGCGAAGAGACGGAACTCGCCTGTGTGCGGGCCGCACTTGACGCCGGAATCACCACCTTTGACACCGCGGACGTCTATGCGGACGCTCACGCGGAGGAATCCCTCGGCCGGGCACTGAAGGGGGAGCGCCGGGAGAGCCTGGAGATTCTCACCAAGGTCTTCGCTCCTGCAGGGCCCGGCCGCAACGACATGGGGCTCTCGCGCAAGCACATACGGGAGTCGATCGACAACTCCCTGCGCCGCCTCGGCACGGACCACGTGGATGTCTACCAGGCCCACCGGTTCGATCTCTCGACCCCGCTCGAGGAGACCATGGAAGCGCTGGCCGACGTGGTGCACTCCGGCAAGGCGCACTACATCGGTGTCTCCGAATGGACCGCGGACCAGATCAGGCGCGGGCACACTCTCGCCCGGGAGCTCAAGATCCCCCTGGTGTCCAACCAGCCGCAGTATTCGGCCCTGTGGCGGGTGCCCGAAGCCGAGGTGATCCCGGCCTGCGAGGAGCTCGGTGTCGGGCAGATCGTCTGGTCGCCACTGGCACAAGGCGTGCTGACCGGCAAGTATCTGCCGGGCGGGACATGGCCGGACGGCTCCCGGGCGACGGACTCGAACGACGGCTCGGCGGAACTGGCCGCCTGGTTGACGGACGATGTCCTCGGCCGTGTGCAGCAGCTCCGGCCGATCGCCGCCGACGGCGGCCTGACAGTCGCTCAACTCTCGCTCGCCTGGGTGCTTCAGAACCCCAACGTCTGTGCCGCCGTGCTCGGCGCGTCCCGGCCCGAGCAGATCACCGACAACGCCAGAGCGGCCGGCATCAGACTGGACGACGAGGTCGTGGCCCGGATCGATGCCGTGCTCGGTCCGGTGGCCCATCGTGACCCTGCGGCCACGGTCGCCATGAGTCCCCCGTCCCCCGACTGGCGGCTCGCCTGA